Proteins from one Salaquimonas pukyongi genomic window:
- a CDS encoding cytochrome-c peroxidase: MKLLSTLRVAVSALIGLVPAACSGPELTPYDMKRAKEFMLSSLPALGADPTNRYGDDPGAAMLGEKLFFDTALSANSNVSCASCHQPDKAFQDGLPRGLGIGETPRRTMALRGAQWGDWFFWDGRKDSQWSQALEPLETPAEHGMTRDMVAREVVTRYRTDYEAVFGPVPDASDWPYLASPLLPGAPQENWEKASPAVQDAINLVFANTGKAIAAFQRTLLPEENRIDRFFAARLAGKEPAEGDRLTEDEIEGFKLFTGKARCDNCHSGPLYTDQFFHNTGVELGNREKPDYGRALAVLFLKQDLFSCAGPYSDAEPMQCRELRFMSDDPSVFEGAFKTPGLRGVSQRPPYMHAGQIKTLEEVVDHYVVRPDPFATLPELDGTISPHGVHTEVPEIELSEEEKRQLVAFLNAL, translated from the coding sequence GTGAAACTCCTTTCAACCCTTCGTGTTGCTGTATCTGCTCTTATAGGGCTGGTGCCGGCTGCCTGCAGCGGCCCGGAGCTGACGCCGTACGACATGAAGCGGGCGAAGGAGTTCATGCTTTCTTCGCTTCCTGCCCTGGGCGCTGATCCCACCAACCGGTATGGCGATGATCCCGGCGCGGCAATGCTGGGTGAAAAACTGTTTTTTGACACCGCGCTCAGCGCCAACTCAAACGTTTCCTGCGCTTCCTGCCATCAGCCGGATAAGGCGTTTCAGGACGGATTGCCAAGAGGGCTGGGAATTGGTGAAACGCCCCGGCGCACCATGGCGCTTCGCGGCGCGCAATGGGGTGACTGGTTTTTCTGGGATGGGCGCAAGGACAGCCAGTGGAGCCAGGCGCTGGAACCGCTGGAAACGCCGGCCGAACACGGCATGACGCGGGACATGGTGGCGCGGGAGGTGGTGACCCGGTACCGGACAGACTATGAGGCGGTGTTCGGGCCTGTACCCGATGCCAGCGACTGGCCGTATCTGGCTTCGCCCTTGCTGCCCGGGGCGCCGCAGGAAAACTGGGAGAAGGCTTCGCCCGCGGTGCAGGATGCGATCAACCTTGTGTTTGCCAATACCGGCAAGGCGATTGCTGCCTTTCAACGCACCCTGCTGCCGGAAGAAAACCGCATAGACCGCTTTTTTGCGGCGCGTTTGGCCGGTAAAGAACCTGCGGAAGGCGACCGGCTGACGGAGGACGAGATTGAGGGCTTCAAACTGTTTACCGGCAAGGCACGCTGCGACAATTGCCATAGCGGCCCGCTTTATACCGACCAGTTCTTCCACAATACCGGCGTTGAGCTGGGCAATCGCGAAAAACCGGATTACGGGCGCGCCCTTGCGGTATTGTTCTTGAAACAGGACCTGTTTTCCTGCGCCGGACCTTACAGCGATGCCGAACCCATGCAGTGCCGGGAGTTGCGCTTCATGTCGGATGATCCTTCGGTATTTGAAGGCGCCTTCAAAACGCCCGGCTTGCGCGGGGTATCCCAACGCCCTCCCTACATGCATGCCGGGCAGATCAAAACCCTAGAAGAGGTCGTCGATCACTATGTGGTGCGGCCTGATCCCTTTGCCACATTGCCGGAGCTGGACGGGACCATCTCGCCCCATGGTGTGCACACCGAAGTGCCCGAGATCGAACTTTCGGAAGAAGAAAAGCGGCAATTGGTAGCCTTTCTCAACGCGCTTTGA
- a CDS encoding FixH family protein, whose translation MRNLKILAGIALIAIAGYFAWMAMMPQHQGHLQNSGQQNTGQTESGMDLRTEKPSKTGLYTVSFIPVQGEPSTGPISVWHLKVSDSTGAPVRGAKISVDGGMPAHGHGLPTSPAATGEIEPGVYAIDGIKFSMVGHWVFDVTIEAAGGTDTVRFNRVLE comes from the coding sequence ATGCGCAATCTCAAAATCCTCGCAGGCATCGCCCTGATTGCAATCGCCGGATATTTTGCCTGGATGGCGATGATGCCCCAACATCAGGGCCATCTGCAGAATTCAGGCCAGCAGAATACCGGTCAGACAGAATCGGGCATGGACCTGCGGACGGAAAAGCCGAGCAAAACCGGGCTTTATACCGTCTCCTTCATTCCCGTGCAGGGAGAGCCGTCAACCGGTCCCATCAGTGTGTGGCATCTGAAGGTTTCGGACAGTACGGGTGCACCGGTGCGCGGTGCAAAAATCTCCGTGGACGGTGGCATGCCGGCTCATGGCCACGGCCTGCCGACTTCGCCGGCTGCAACGGGAGAGATAGAGCCGGGCGTCTATGCCATCGACGGCATCAAGTTCTCGATGGTGGGGCATTGGGTTTTCGATGTGACCATCGAAGCGGCGGGGGGCACGGACACGGTGCGATTCAACCGGGTGCTGGAGTAG
- a CDS encoding NADP-dependent isocitrate dehydrogenase: MAKIKVENPVVELDGDEMTRIIWQFIKDKLIHPYLDIDLEYYDLGIEYRDKTDDQVTIDAANAIKKHGVGVKCATITPDEARVEEFGLKKMWRSPNGTIRNILGGVIFREPIIIRNVPRLVPGWTQPIIVGRHAFGDQYRATDFRFPGKGKLTIKFVGDDGETIEHEVFDAPAAGVAMAMYNLDESIRDFARASMNYALGRKVPCYLSTKNTIMKAYDGRFKDIFQEIYEAEFEEKFKEAKIWYEHRLIDDMVASALKWAGGYVWACKNYDGDVQSDTVAQGFGSLGLMTSVLMSPDGKTVEAEAAHGTVTRHYRQHQKGEATSTNSIASIFAWTRGLAHRAKLDDNPELAQFADTLEEVCIHTVEDGFMTKDLALLIGPDQPWLDTIGFLDKVDEYLQKAMSA, translated from the coding sequence ATGGCAAAAATCAAGGTCGAAAACCCGGTCGTCGAACTCGATGGCGACGAGATGACACGCATTATCTGGCAGTTCATCAAGGACAAGCTCATCCACCCCTATCTCGACATCGATCTTGAATATTATGATCTGGGCATCGAATACCGAGACAAGACGGACGATCAGGTGACCATCGATGCCGCCAATGCGATCAAGAAGCATGGCGTGGGCGTCAAATGCGCCACCATTACCCCGGACGAAGCCCGGGTCGAGGAATTCGGCCTGAAGAAGATGTGGCGCTCGCCAAACGGCACGATCCGCAACATCCTGGGCGGCGTAATCTTCCGCGAGCCGATCATCATCCGCAACGTGCCGCGCCTGGTGCCCGGCTGGACCCAGCCGATCATTGTCGGCCGCCACGCTTTCGGCGATCAGTATCGCGCCACCGATTTTCGCTTTCCCGGCAAGGGCAAGCTGACCATCAAGTTTGTCGGCGATGATGGCGAAACCATCGAGCACGAGGTGTTTGACGCACCGGCTGCCGGCGTTGCCATGGCGATGTACAATCTGGATGAATCGATCCGCGATTTCGCACGTGCCTCGATGAACTATGCCCTCGGCCGCAAGGTGCCCTGCTACCTGTCGACCAAGAACACGATCATGAAAGCCTATGACGGGCGCTTCAAGGACATCTTCCAGGAGATCTACGAGGCCGAGTTCGAGGAGAAATTCAAGGAAGCCAAAATCTGGTATGAGCACCGGCTCATCGACGACATGGTGGCTTCAGCCCTGAAATGGGCCGGCGGCTATGTCTGGGCCTGCAAAAACTACGATGGCGACGTGCAGTCCGATACCGTTGCCCAGGGCTTCGGTTCGCTCGGGCTCATGACCTCGGTGCTGATGTCGCCCGACGGCAAGACCGTCGAGGCCGAAGCTGCCCACGGCACGGTCACCCGTCACTACCGCCAGCACCAGAAGGGCGAAGCGACATCGACCAATTCGATCGCCTCGATCTTTGCCTGGACACGGGGGCTCGCCCACCGCGCCAAGCTGGATGACAATCCCGAGCTTGCCCAGTTTGCCGACACGCTTGAAGAGGTCTGCATTCACACCGTGGAAGACGGCTTCATGACCAAGGATCTGGCGCTGCTGATCGGCCCTGACCAGCCCTGGCTCGACACCATCGGCTTCCTCGACAAGGTCGATGAATATCTGCAGAAGGCGATGAGCGCATAA
- a CDS encoding ArsR/SmtB family transcription factor, producing the protein MPNYNRSSDGTIESAFVALSDPTRRAVIQALSGGPASVSELAGPFAMALPSFTQHLGVLESAGLIVSKKKGRTRICALNPQALQNAEAWLAAHRRQWEERFDRMQAHLENVTKDNSNE; encoded by the coding sequence GTGCCTAACTATAATCGATCCTCTGACGGAACCATTGAAAGCGCCTTTGTTGCGCTTTCCGACCCGACGCGGCGAGCGGTGATACAAGCGCTCAGCGGCGGGCCTGCATCGGTTTCCGAGCTGGCCGGCCCCTTCGCCATGGCCCTGCCCTCCTTCACCCAGCATTTGGGGGTTCTGGAAAGTGCCGGCCTTATCGTGTCGAAAAAAAAGGGAAGGACGCGGATTTGCGCATTGAACCCGCAGGCCTTGCAGAATGCCGAGGCCTGGCTGGCTGCCCATCGGCGTCAATGGGAAGAACGCTTTGACCGCATGCAGGCACATCTGGAAAATGTAACGAAAGACAATTCAAATGAATGA
- a CDS encoding SRPBCC family protein: protein MNEHGKNSTSEWAAWPTEREIVIARVVDADRKTAFRAWSDPSQIVQWFGPDGFQIESHKIDIRTGGVWRFDMISPDGTRFSNRMEFLQVEAPNAIEAIHGADVDDDPDRFRLLVTFDEQDNGKTVITLRQMHPSAERRSIVIGFGAVEYGTQTLDKLARHVGG, encoded by the coding sequence ATGAATGAGCACGGCAAAAACAGCACTTCCGAATGGGCGGCATGGCCCACGGAAAGGGAAATCGTCATCGCTCGCGTCGTCGACGCGGACCGTAAAACAGCATTTCGCGCATGGTCGGACCCCTCGCAGATCGTACAGTGGTTCGGGCCTGACGGGTTTCAGATCGAGAGCCACAAAATCGACATCCGCACCGGCGGTGTATGGCGCTTTGACATGATTTCCCCTGACGGCACGCGGTTTTCCAACCGTATGGAATTTCTTCAGGTGGAAGCGCCGAACGCCATTGAAGCAATCCACGGAGCAGACGTCGATGACGATCCGGACCGTTTTCGGCTGCTCGTGACGTTCGACGAACAGGACAACGGCAAGACGGTCATTACCTTGCGCCAGATGCATCCGAGCGCAGAGCGCCGTTCCATCGTCATCGGATTTGGCGCTGTGGAATATGGAACTCAGACACTGGACAAACTTGCGCGCCATGTCGGCGGATAG
- the alaS gene encoding alanine--tRNA ligase, whose translation MRGVNEIRSSFLDFFKDKGHEVVASSPLVPRNDPTLMFTNSGMVQFKNVFTGLETRPYSRAATSQRCVRAGGKHNDLDNVGYTARHHTFFEMLGNFSFGDYFKEEAIGYAWELLTKEFGLDRDRLLVTVYHTDDQAFDLWKKIAGLADDRIIRIATHDNFWAMGDTGPCGPCSEIFYDHGDHIPGGPPGSPDEDGDRFIEIWNLVFMQFEQVTPDERIDLPKPSIDTGMGLERIAAVMQGVHDNYDIDLFRTLIAASEEATGVAAKGDKIPSHRVIADHLRAAAFLISDGVLPSNEGRGYVLRRIMRRAMRHASLLGAKDPLMHRLVPVLVSEMGGAYPELTRAEKLIGETLELEETRFRRTLDRGLLLLGEATEGMKEGNELDGETAFKLYDTYGFPLDLTQDALRRRGIGVDTDAFNAAMERQKAEARASWAGSGEAADERIWFELKEQHGATEFLGYETEQAEGVVQAIVADGKLVNQAKAGDEVAVVVNQTPFYGESGGQQGDKGEIRFEGGRIEIRDTRKRGEGLHVHYGTVSEGEITPGAAVELEVDHAARAGLRRHHSATHLVHEALRNVLGEHVAQKGSLVAPNRLRFDFSHQKAIEACELAQVEEIANEIVQQSAPVSTRLMAVDDAIEAGAMALFGEKYGDEVRVVSMGTATRGPKAGKTYSLELCGGTHVANTGQIGVIKILGESAVGSGVRRIEALTGAEALSYLEEQEARVQEIADHLKVPPQDAVARVRALVEERKRLERELAEAKKKLALGGGGGAAPAETEEVGGVSFLGQVLEGIAPRDLKGLVDEAKARVGSGVVAMVSRAEDGKAAVVVGVTGDLAGKISAVDLVRAASTAVGGKGGGGRPDMAQAGGPDGSKAGEALQAVRDALAG comes from the coding sequence ATGCGCGGCGTAAACGAAATCCGTTCAAGTTTCCTCGATTTCTTCAAGGACAAGGGGCATGAGGTTGTCGCCTCCAGCCCGCTGGTGCCGCGCAACGACCCAACGCTGATGTTCACCAATTCGGGCATGGTGCAGTTCAAGAACGTCTTTACCGGACTTGAAACACGGCCCTATTCGCGTGCTGCCACGTCCCAGCGCTGCGTGCGCGCCGGCGGCAAGCACAACGATCTCGACAATGTGGGCTATACAGCGCGCCACCACACTTTTTTCGAAATGCTCGGCAATTTCTCCTTTGGCGACTACTTCAAGGAAGAGGCGATCGGCTATGCCTGGGAATTGCTGACAAAAGAGTTCGGGCTCGATCGGGACCGGCTGCTGGTGACGGTTTATCATACAGACGATCAGGCGTTCGACCTTTGGAAGAAGATCGCCGGTCTTGCCGACGACAGGATCATCCGCATCGCCACCCATGACAATTTCTGGGCGATGGGCGATACCGGCCCCTGCGGGCCGTGTTCCGAGATCTTTTATGATCACGGCGATCATATTCCCGGCGGCCCGCCGGGAAGCCCGGATGAAGATGGCGACCGGTTCATCGAGATATGGAACCTGGTTTTCATGCAGTTCGAGCAGGTGACGCCAGATGAGCGCATCGATCTTCCCAAGCCGTCGATCGATACAGGCATGGGGCTGGAGCGCATTGCCGCCGTCATGCAGGGCGTGCACGACAATTACGACATCGACCTGTTCAGAACGCTGATTGCCGCCAGCGAAGAGGCGACCGGCGTTGCAGCAAAGGGCGACAAGATACCGAGCCACCGGGTGATCGCCGATCACCTTCGCGCCGCCGCATTCCTGATTTCCGATGGCGTTCTGCCTTCCAATGAGGGCAGGGGCTATGTGCTGCGCCGCATCATGCGCCGCGCCATGCGCCATGCCAGCCTGCTGGGCGCCAAGGACCCGCTGATGCACCGTCTGGTGCCGGTTCTGGTCAGCGAGATGGGCGGTGCCTATCCCGAATTGACGCGGGCCGAAAAGCTCATCGGCGAGACGCTGGAGCTTGAGGAAACGCGCTTCCGCCGCACGCTCGACCGCGGTCTGCTGCTGCTCGGTGAAGCAACGGAGGGCATGAAGGAGGGGAATGAACTTGACGGGGAAACCGCCTTCAAGCTCTACGACACCTATGGCTTCCCGCTCGATCTGACGCAGGATGCCCTGCGCCGGCGCGGCATTGGCGTTGATACCGATGCCTTCAATGCGGCGATGGAGCGCCAGAAGGCAGAGGCGCGCGCTTCCTGGGCTGGGTCGGGCGAAGCTGCCGATGAGCGCATCTGGTTCGAACTGAAGGAGCAGCACGGCGCCACGGAATTTCTCGGCTATGAAACCGAGCAGGCCGAAGGTGTGGTGCAGGCCATTGTCGCAGACGGCAAGCTGGTCAATCAGGCAAAGGCAGGCGATGAGGTTGCCGTGGTCGTCAACCAGACGCCGTTTTATGGCGAATCGGGCGGCCAGCAGGGCGACAAGGGCGAGATCCGCTTTGAGGGCGGGCGCATTGAAATTCGCGATACCCGCAAACGCGGCGAGGGACTGCATGTCCATTACGGCACGGTCAGCGAAGGCGAGATAACGCCGGGCGCTGCGGTGGAACTGGAAGTCGACCATGCAGCCCGGGCAGGCCTCAGGCGGCATCATTCGGCGACCCATCTGGTGCATGAAGCGCTGCGCAACGTGCTGGGCGAGCATGTGGCGCAGAAAGGATCGCTGGTAGCGCCCAACCGGCTGCGGTTCGACTTTTCCCATCAAAAGGCGATCGAAGCTTGCGAACTGGCGCAGGTGGAGGAAATCGCCAATGAGATCGTGCAGCAGTCGGCCCCGGTTTCGACCCGGCTGATGGCGGTCGATGATGCAATTGAAGCCGGCGCCATGGCGCTGTTCGGCGAAAAATACGGCGATGAGGTGCGGGTCGTTTCCATGGGCACGGCGACCCGCGGGCCAAAGGCCGGCAAAACCTATTCGCTTGAATTGTGCGGCGGTACCCATGTGGCCAATACCGGCCAGATCGGCGTCATCAAGATATTGGGCGAAAGCGCGGTCGGTTCCGGCGTGCGCCGCATCGAGGCACTGACCGGTGCCGAAGCGCTGTCTTATCTGGAAGAACAGGAAGCGCGGGTACAGGAAATTGCCGATCACCTCAAAGTGCCGCCGCAGGATGCGGTGGCGCGGGTTCGGGCGCTGGTGGAAGAACGCAAGCGGCTGGAGCGCGAGCTTGCCGAGGCAAAGAAGAAACTGGCGCTGGGCGGCGGTGGCGGTGCAGCGCCGGCCGAAACCGAGGAGGTTGGGGGCGTCTCCTTCCTCGGCCAGGTGCTGGAGGGGATCGCGCCCAGGGACCTGAAAGGGCTTGTCGACGAAGCCAAGGCGCGGGTCGGCTCCGGCGTCGTTGCCATGGTCAGCCGGGCAGAAGACGGCAAGGCGGCTGTGGTTGTCGGCGTTACCGGCGATCTTGCCGGCAAGATCAGCGCCGTCGATCTGGTGCGCGCCGCATCCACGGCCGTTGGCGGCAAGGGCGGCGGCGGGCGTCCGGACATGGCCCAGGCCGGCGGGCCGGATGGTTCAAAGGCAGGCGAAGCACTTCAGGCCGTCAGGGATGCGCTTGCCGGTTGA
- the recA gene encoding recombinase RecA — translation MAQNSLRLVEDNTVDKSKALDAALSQIERAFGKGSIMKLGKNEQVVEIETVPTGSLGLDIALGVGGLPKGRVIEIYGPESSGKTTMTLHVIAEAQKKGGICAFVDAEHALDPVYARKLGVNLEDLLISQPDTGEQALEIADTLVRSGAVDVLVVDSVAALTPRAEIEGEMGDSLPGLQARLMSQALRKLTASISRSNTMVVFINQIRMKIGVMFGSPETTTGGNALKFYSSVRLDIRRIGAVKDRDEVIGNQTRIKVVKNKLAPPFKQVEFDIMYGEGVSKTGELIDLGVKAGIVEKSGAWFSYNSERLGQGRENAKQFLRDNPAVGDEIELALRQNAGLIAGSLLEGEPSKEDDEGPDEAVPAPGGEAAEG, via the coding sequence ATGGCACAGAATTCATTGCGTCTGGTAGAGGACAACACGGTGGACAAGTCGAAAGCGCTGGATGCAGCGCTCAGCCAGATCGAGCGGGCCTTCGGCAAGGGCTCGATCATGAAGCTCGGCAAGAACGAGCAGGTCGTGGAGATCGAAACCGTGCCGACCGGTTCGCTGGGGCTCGATATCGCGCTCGGCGTCGGCGGGCTGCCCAAGGGGCGGGTCATCGAGATTTACGGGCCTGAATCCTCCGGCAAGACGACGATGACGCTGCATGTCATCGCCGAAGCCCAGAAAAAGGGCGGCATTTGCGCCTTTGTCGATGCCGAACATGCGCTCGATCCGGTCTATGCCCGCAAGCTGGGCGTCAATCTGGAAGACCTGCTGATTTCCCAGCCCGATACCGGCGAACAGGCGCTGGAAATTGCCGATACGCTGGTGCGTTCGGGCGCCGTCGACGTGCTGGTGGTCGATTCGGTGGCGGCCCTGACGCCGCGCGCCGAGATCGAGGGCGAAATGGGCGATTCGCTGCCCGGTCTGCAGGCCCGGCTGATGAGCCAGGCGCTGAGAAAGCTGACTGCCTCGATTTCGCGTTCCAACACCATGGTGGTCTTCATCAATCAGATCCGCATGAAAATCGGCGTCATGTTCGGTTCGCCGGAAACGACGACGGGCGGCAATGCGCTGAAGTTCTATTCCTCTGTGCGCCTGGATATCCGCCGCATCGGCGCGGTCAAGGACCGCGATGAGGTGATCGGCAACCAGACCCGTATCAAGGTGGTTAAGAACAAGCTGGCGCCGCCCTTCAAACAGGTCGAATTCGACATCATGTATGGCGAAGGGGTTTCGAAAACCGGCGAACTCATCGATCTCGGCGTCAAGGCGGGGATCGTGGAAAAATCAGGGGCCTGGTTCTCCTACAATTCCGAGCGCCTTGGCCAGGGCCGGGAAAACGCCAAGCAGTTTTTGCGCGACAACCCGGCGGTTGGTGACGAGATCGAACTGGCGCTGCGCCAGAATGCCGGGCTGATCGCCGGCTCGCTGCTGGAGGGCGAACCTTCAAAAGAGGATGACGAGGGACCGGACGAAGCGGTGCCGGCACCCGGCGGTGAAGCTGCCGAGGGCTGA
- a CDS encoding IS1595 family transposase, producing MFKPMNIQKFFELFPNDDACLEHLFKIRYGTEPRCTKCGQVGKFRKLSKMPAYTCNCGHHIHPMVGTPFERSRTPLQKWFYAMFIFTTTRNGVAAKEIQRQLGVTYKTAWRIAHEIRKYMNQVDGDGPIGPKGIVEADKAFIGGKDKQGQDDKSVVLGVVERGGDLVTRVIPNRREYTVANAVTSLVQRGARIATDEARAFKNLPEYGYRHGTVNHSKKEWTAGPNNEVHTNTIEAFWGWLKRGVNGTHVWVSEKHLPKYLGEFEFRFNLRDRPDQMFPLLLVSFPKP from the coding sequence ATGTTTAAACCGATGAATATTCAGAAGTTTTTCGAGTTGTTCCCGAATGATGATGCCTGCTTGGAGCATCTGTTCAAGATACGCTACGGCACCGAACCGCGTTGCACGAAGTGCGGACAGGTCGGCAAGTTTCGCAAACTGTCCAAGATGCCTGCCTACACCTGTAATTGCGGCCATCACATTCACCCGATGGTTGGCACCCCGTTTGAACGGTCCAGAACCCCTTTGCAGAAGTGGTTCTATGCCATGTTCATCTTCACCACGACGCGCAACGGTGTTGCTGCAAAGGAAATTCAGCGCCAGCTTGGCGTGACCTACAAGACGGCGTGGCGCATCGCGCATGAAATCCGCAAGTACATGAACCAAGTGGACGGCGACGGTCCTATCGGCCCGAAGGGCATTGTAGAGGCTGACAAGGCGTTTATCGGCGGCAAGGACAAACAGGGTCAGGACGACAAATCGGTTGTTCTCGGCGTTGTGGAGCGTGGTGGCGATCTGGTCACTCGTGTCATTCCGAACCGCCGCGAGTATACCGTTGCCAATGCGGTCACTTCCCTTGTCCAGCGCGGCGCTAGAATTGCCACAGACGAAGCTCGCGCCTTCAAGAACCTTCCCGAATACGGATACCGTCACGGCACGGTCAATCACTCCAAGAAGGAATGGACGGCTGGACCGAATAACGAGGTTCATACCAACACCATTGAAGCTTTCTGGGGCTGGTTGAAACGGGGCGTCAACGGAACGCATGTCTGGGTATCTGAAAAGCATCTGCCGAAATACCTTGGCGAGTTCGAGTTCCGTTTCAATCTTCGGGATCGTCCCGATCAGATGTTCCCCCTGCTTCTGGTTTCTTTCCCCAAGCCATAG